A genomic region of Cyanobacteria bacterium FACHB-DQ100 contains the following coding sequences:
- a CDS encoding response regulator, translated as MSQKILIVDDEFHIRLLLEQTLEELEDQGIELLTATNGREALEIIQTELPQLVFLDVMMPYLNGFDVCATVKHELNVQDVYIIMLTAKGQEFDRQKGIEVGADLYMTKPFDPDEVLEKSIQILGL; from the coding sequence ATGTCACAAAAAATCTTGATCGTTGATGATGAATTTCACATTCGTCTGCTGCTGGAGCAGACTTTAGAAGAGTTAGAAGATCAAGGGATCGAGCTACTGACTGCAACAAATGGGCGCGAAGCACTAGAAATCATCCAAACCGAGCTTCCCCAATTGGTCTTTCTCGATGTCATGATGCCTTACTTAAACGGTTTTGATGTTTGCGCGACTGTTAAACACGAATTGAACGTACAAGATGTCTACATCATTATGCTGACTGCAAAAGGGCAAGAGTTCGATCGACAGAAAGGTATAGAAGTAGGGGCAGACCTATATATGACGAAGCCTTTTGATCCAGACGAAGTGCTTGAGAAGTCAATCCAAATTTTAGGACTATAG
- a CDS encoding response regulator, with the protein MQLDNQWVYVAYAPIQKAKWSVALVIPRENLEQQLHALNLLASVVGTLLGLATLVALQRVRQLRETRDRAIQEALLNKQIAQTSTQLQDALAYLSAIIDNLVDGLLVTDITGKITHCNPALSKMFDIDSTNLAQPNCTAVFSQEITDLIAQAQRHPGQVFTAELALNRGGIGKAVATAILKAEQSGGQRCSSIGSVILIRDITSEKEVDQMKTDFISTVSHELRTPLTSVLGFAKIIKKKLDEVVFPAVVSEDRKMQRTIRQVEDNIDIIVSEGMRLTSLINDVLDIAKMEAGKVDWKMELLDVGEVIERAIAATSALFQAKNLELIRQIEPLPKVMGDHDRIVQVVINLISNAVKFTDQGAVICKAIRVEDDVCISVIDSGTGIAAEDHEKVFEKFKQVGDTLTDKPTGTGLGLPICKQIVEHHKGRIWVESELGKGSTFSFTLPIQIESNQVQKIDFSTLVQQLREQVIHQDSEFHRSHKTILVVDDEAPIRELLRQNLEAEDYQILEAKDGREAVAIAKQHKPHLIILDVMMPDMSGFDVAAVLKNDPQTMGVPIIILSIVDDKERGLQIGVDRYLTKPINAELLLQEVDSLIAQGNSRRKVLVVDENELATKTLVEVLQAQGFTAIEASNDAELIEKALSTQPDTVIANAKFWEHSTAVKTLKFEKGLENVFLLLIADNQSDSTLL; encoded by the coding sequence ATGCAGCTTGATAATCAATGGGTCTATGTTGCTTATGCACCGATTCAAAAAGCAAAATGGTCAGTGGCACTAGTGATTCCGCGAGAGAATCTAGAGCAGCAACTCCATGCCCTCAACTTGCTTGCCTCAGTTGTTGGAACATTGTTAGGACTGGCAACTCTGGTTGCGCTACAACGAGTGCGCCAACTAAGGGAAACCCGCGATCGAGCGATTCAGGAAGCTTTGTTAAACAAACAAATCGCTCAAACTAGCACTCAACTCCAAGATGCTCTCGCTTATCTCAGTGCCATCATTGATAATCTAGTCGATGGATTATTGGTCACTGATATCACTGGCAAAATCACGCACTGTAATCCTGCTTTGTCCAAAATGTTTGACATCGATTCAACAAACTTAGCTCAGCCGAACTGTACAGCCGTGTTTAGTCAAGAAATTACGGATTTAATTGCTCAAGCTCAGAGGCATCCAGGTCAGGTTTTTACGGCTGAGCTTGCCCTCAATCGTGGTGGTATTGGTAAAGCAGTTGCCACTGCGATTTTGAAAGCTGAACAGTCTGGGGGTCAACGCTGCTCCTCGATCGGCTCTGTGATCCTCATTCGCGACATTACCTCTGAAAAAGAAGTGGATCAGATGAAGACTGATTTCATTTCAACAGTTTCTCACGAACTTAGAACGCCGTTAACTTCGGTGTTAGGCTTTGCCAAAATCATCAAAAAGAAACTCGATGAAGTGGTCTTTCCAGCCGTAGTGAGCGAAGACCGAAAAATGCAGCGAACTATCCGTCAGGTTGAGGATAACATTGACATCATTGTGTCAGAAGGAATGCGCCTGACTTCACTAATTAATGATGTGTTAGATATTGCCAAAATGGAAGCAGGCAAAGTCGATTGGAAAATGGAGCTTCTAGATGTGGGCGAAGTCATTGAACGTGCGATCGCAGCCACCTCTGCATTGTTTCAAGCCAAGAATCTTGAGCTGATTCGGCAAATTGAGCCATTGCCGAAAGTGATGGGCGATCACGATCGTATTGTTCAAGTAGTAATCAATCTGATTTCCAATGCTGTCAAATTTACGGATCAGGGCGCTGTTATCTGTAAAGCGATTCGCGTTGAAGATGATGTTTGTATTAGTGTGATTGATTCCGGTACTGGAATTGCGGCGGAAGACCATGAAAAAGTGTTTGAGAAATTTAAGCAAGTTGGTGACACCTTAACCGACAAGCCAACAGGAACAGGATTAGGGTTGCCCATTTGTAAACAGATTGTCGAACACCACAAGGGGAGAATTTGGGTTGAGAGTGAACTCGGAAAAGGTAGCACCTTCTCGTTTACGCTGCCAATTCAAATCGAATCAAACCAGGTTCAAAAAATCGATTTCAGTACGCTGGTGCAGCAGCTTCGAGAACAAGTGATTCACCAGGATTCTGAGTTCCATCGCTCGCATAAAACGATCCTTGTCGTTGATGATGAAGCGCCGATTCGAGAACTATTGCGGCAAAATCTAGAAGCCGAAGACTATCAGATTTTAGAAGCGAAAGATGGTAGGGAAGCGGTCGCGATCGCCAAACAGCACAAGCCACACCTGATCATTCTTGATGTGATGATGCCGGATATGTCAGGCTTCGATGTTGCCGCAGTGCTGAAAAATGACCCGCAAACGATGGGCGTTCCCATCATCATTTTGTCGATCGTAGATGACAAAGAGCGTGGCTTGCAGATTGGAGTCGATCGCTATCTAACCAAGCCTATCAACGCAGAGCTATTGTTACAGGAAGTCGATTCGCTGATTGCTCAAGGAAACTCTCGTCGCAAAGTCCTCGTAGTGGATGAAAATGAATTGGCAACGAAAACCCTGGTCGAAGTGCTACAAGCTCAGGGATTTACTGCGATCGAAGCGTCAAACGATGCAGAATTGATTGAAAAAGCGCTCTCTACTCAGCCCGACACGGTGATTGCAAACGCGAAGTTTTGGGAACATTCAACGGCAGTAAAAACCCTAAAGTTTGAAAAAGGACTTGAAAACGTTTTTCTTCTCTTAATTGCAGACAATCAATCTGATTCAACGTTGCTTTAA